A window from Vicia villosa cultivar HV-30 ecotype Madison, WI unplaced genomic scaffold, Vvil1.0 ctg.000487F_1_1, whole genome shotgun sequence encodes these proteins:
- the LOC131628872 gene encoding uncharacterized protein LOC131628872, giving the protein MYFNDEGYFILRFHSMDDKDLVLTKGPYTIHNMPMLLTDWKPNFDLKKDMLRTIPIWVTLPHLPLHLWGQKSLSKIGSALGTPIVTDECTANKLRVSYARILVEMDITKAPVTEINIRDAEGNKRKQVVEYDWRPKFCERCQRVGHNCLDNAQKKPVKQWKQKSIPNDAEMGKATSSVIIPQQITTEEEVWTTIERHRKGKAIVNEGIPQIRHDNSFDPLTLENEGLVSNGG; this is encoded by the coding sequence ATGTATTTCAATGATGAGGGATACTTCATTCTGCGATTTCACTCTATGGATGATAAAGATTTGGTGCTAACGAAGGGCCCCTACACCATTCACAATATGCCTATGCTGTTGACGGACTGGAAGCCTAATTTTGACCTTAAGAAGGACATGCTTCGTACGATACCAATTTGGGTCACACTCCCCCATCTGCCACTGCATTTATGGGGTCAGAAGAGTCTGAGCAAGATTGGTAGTGCTCTGGGTACCCCAATTGTAACAGATGAATGCACAGCGAATAAATTACGGGTCTCATACGCACGCATACTTGTAGAGATGGATATCACAAAAGCACCAGTTACTGAGATTAACATTAGGGATGCTGAGGGTAACAAGAGAAAGCAGGTTGTTGAATATGACTGGAGACCGAAATTTTGTGAAAGATGCCAACGGGTTGGTCATAACTGCTTGGATAATGCTCAGAAAAAGCCAGTGAAGCAATGGAAGCAAAAGAGTATACCAAATGATGCTGAAATGGGGAAGGCTACATCCTCAGTGATAATTCCTCAACAGATTACCACTGAAGAAGAGGTTTGGACCACCATAGAAAGGCACAGAAAGGGGAAAGCCATTGTTAATGAAGGAATACCTCAGATTAGACATGACAATTCTTTTGATCCACTAACTCTTGAGAATGAGGGGTTAGTGAGTAATGGAGGATGA
- the LOC131628873 gene encoding uncharacterized protein LOC131628873 gives MAALGKFKMMKVYEALKQESNTVEWYQVLAHNFARPRAKTILWLACQDRLPTKTRFKKFGILQHSLCELCNKADEDRDHILFECQDSKSIWSTVLDWMKVQVPSRLDLTWILRKSKGKGWKMGILKAVITETCYNIWMYRNSKIFGEEGIVRDRQLVTRNITDTIVYRGWMKPKYRTHIVNNLM, from the coding sequence ATGGCTGCACTTGGTAAATTCAAGATGATGAAAGTCTATGAAGCACTGAAGCAAGAGAGCAACACTGTTGAATGGTATCAGGTGCTGGCACATAACTTTGCCCGGCCAAGAGCAAAAACTATCCTTTGGTTGGCTTGTCAAGATAGGTTACCTACTAAAACTAGATTCAAAAAGTTTGGTATATTGCAGCATTCCTTATGTGAACTTTGCAATAAGGCTGATGAGGATCGTGACCATATATTGTTCGAATGTCAGGATTCAAAGAGCATTTGGAGTACTGTGCTTGATTGGATGAAAGTGCAGGTTCCTAGCAGACTGGATCTTACCTGGATTTTGAGGAAATCTAAAGGCAAGGGCTGGAAAATGGGAATACTTAAGGCTGTTATAACTGAAACATGTTATAACATCTGGATGTAtagaaattcaaagatttttggtGAAGAGGGTATAGTTAGAGATAGACAGTTGGTAACTAGAAACATTACAGATACTATTGTCTATAGAGGGTGGATGAAACCCAAATATAGGACTCATATAGTTAATAACCTCATGTAA